A single Glycine soja cultivar W05 chromosome 14, ASM419377v2, whole genome shotgun sequence DNA region contains:
- the LOC114383263 gene encoding thioredoxin domain-containing protein PLP3A-like: protein MDPNAVKSTLSNLAFGNVMAAAARDYQKELHAQEKTHASSSVHQEVDLDELMDDPELEKLHADRIAALKKEAEKREEWKKKGHGEFREVTEGDFLGEVTGSEKVICHFYHKEFYRCKIMDKHLKSLAPKHIDTKFIKLDAENAPFFVTKLAIKTLPCVILFRQGVAVDRLVGFQDVGGKDDFTTRTLEALLIKKGIIEVKKAEDDEDDEYQDSTRRVVRSSMIAGSDSDSD from the exons atggatcCAAACGCGGTGAAGTCCACTCTCTCCAATCTGGCGTTTGGAAACGTAATGGCGGCAGCTGCCCGTGATTATCAGAAG GAATTGCATGCTCAAGAGAAGACACATGCATCAAGTTCAGTACATCAGGAGGTTGACCTTGACGAGTTAATGGAT GATCCTGAGTTGGAAAAATTGCATGCAGATAGGATTGCAGCTCTTAAG AAAGAAGCAGAGAAACGGGAGGAATGGAAGAAGAAAGGTCATGGAGAATTTAGGGAAGTAACCGAGGGTGATTTCTTAGGCGAAGTCACAGGAAGTGAAAAAGTGATTTGTCACTTCTACCATAAGGAGTTCTATAGATGCAA GATAATGGATAAGCATTTAAAGTCTCTTGCACCAAAGCATATCGATACAAAGTTCATCAAGCTTGATGCAGAG AATGCACCATTCTTTGTTACAAAACTGGCTATCAAGACTTTACCCTGCGTCATACTGTTCAG ACAAGGAGTAGCAGTAGATAGATTGGTAGGATTTCAAGATGTGGGAGGTAAAGATGATTTTACCACAAGAACGCTGGAGGCTCTGCTGATAAAGAAAG GTATAATTGAGGTGAAGAAAGCtgaggatgatgaagatgatgaataTCAAGACAGTACACGTAGAGTTGTAAGATCCTCCATGATTGCTGGTTctgattctgattctgattaa